Proteins encoded together in one Janthinobacterium tructae window:
- the moaA gene encoding GTP 3',8-cyclase MoaA, with the protein MADKIIYLAEARNGAPAIPARLESPSGNVADSLGRPLHDLRISITDRCNFRCVYCMPKDVFDKNHVYLPHTDLLSFEEITRVARLFVEHGVEKIRLTGGEPLLRKNIEKLIAMLAALRTPSGQPLDLTLTTNGSLLARKAQALKDAGLNRVTVSLDSLDDATFKRMNDVDFAVADVLHGIAAAHQAGLGPIKINMVVKAGMNEQEIVPMARHFKGTPYILRFIEYMDVGASNGWNLQEVIPSAEVVRRIGAHMPLLPINPNYTGETAARWRYADGSGEIGLISSVTQAFCADCSRARLSTEGKLYTCLFASSGHDLRSLLRGGRSDAEISSAVAQLWRGRADRYSQLRTSQTDLTGTTLEHGKKKVEMSYIGG; encoded by the coding sequence ATGGCTGACAAGATTATCTACCTCGCCGAGGCCCGCAATGGGGCACCGGCGATCCCCGCGCGGCTGGAAAGTCCCAGCGGCAACGTGGCCGACAGCCTGGGCCGGCCCCTGCACGACCTGCGCATCTCGATTACCGACCGCTGCAATTTCCGTTGCGTGTATTGCATGCCGAAAGACGTGTTCGACAAGAACCACGTGTACCTGCCGCACACGGATTTGCTGTCGTTCGAGGAAATCACGCGCGTGGCGCGCCTTTTCGTTGAACACGGCGTGGAAAAGATCCGCCTGACGGGCGGCGAACCGCTGCTGCGCAAGAATATCGAAAAGCTCATCGCCATGCTGGCCGCACTGCGCACGCCCTCGGGCCAGCCGCTGGACCTGACCCTGACGACCAACGGTTCCTTGCTCGCCAGAAAGGCCCAAGCCTTGAAGGATGCAGGCCTGAACCGCGTCACCGTCTCGCTCGATTCGCTCGACGACGCCACCTTCAAGCGCATGAACGATGTCGACTTCGCCGTAGCCGACGTACTGCACGGCATAGCTGCGGCGCACCAGGCAGGACTCGGCCCCATCAAGATCAATATGGTCGTCAAGGCCGGCATGAACGAGCAGGAAATCGTGCCCATGGCGCGCCACTTCAAGGGCACGCCCTACATCTTGCGCTTCATCGAATACATGGACGTGGGCGCCTCGAACGGCTGGAACTTGCAGGAAGTCATCCCGTCCGCTGAAGTGGTGCGCCGCATCGGTGCACACATGCCCTTGTTGCCCATCAACCCCAACTACACGGGCGAGACGGCGGCGCGCTGGCGCTACGCCGATGGCAGCGGCGAGATCGGCCTCATTTCCAGCGTCACGCAAGCGTTCTGCGCCGATTGCAGCCGCGCCCGGCTCTCGACCGAGGGCAAGCTGTACACATGCCTGTTCGCCAGCAGCGGCCACGACTTGCGCAGCCTGCTGCGCGGCGGCCGCAGCGACGCGGAAATTTCCTCGGCCGTGGCGCAGCTGTGGCGCGGCCGCGCCGACCGCTATTCGCAATTGCGCACCAGCCAGACGGATTTGACGGGCACCACGCTTGAGCACGGTAAAAAGAAAGTGGAAATGTCGTACATCGGCGGCTGA
- the glp gene encoding gephyrin-like molybdotransferase Glp — MINTHDITGLILAGGLGTRMGQRDKGMLPLHGQPLARHVLQRLAPQVGQLAISVHADAGDYARFGLPVWPDVLSGQLGPLAGLHSGMQHASTPYLLTVPCDSPLLPPDLAARLATGLVENNADLAIAVTEEIDPATGSAVHRPHPVFCLVKTSALPQLEAYLRSGERRMRTWHGPLKLAEVVFEDGAAFGNMNTPDELAALQAQGLSVPMAQAILADSVAPVADVEQLPLPQAFERILAADIISPISVPAHDNSAMDGYALHGADLGGDTVVTLAVVDTILAGRPGTVKVGRGQCARIMTGAVMPDGCDSVVPQELLQQASASSITLAPDCIRPGDNRRFKGEDLMQGKPALLQGKRLGPAELGLLASLGIATVPVRRRLRVAFFSTGDELRSLGEPLAAGCIYDSNRYTLLGMLTRLGCEVLDMGIVKDDPQALEAALRGACTKADVIITSGGVSSGAADFTREILARLGEVAFWQINMRPGRPMAFGRIASEGDTALLLGLPGNPVAVMAAFYFLARPTLLRLMGADADTATLPLLQVAAQAPIRKKRGRTEYQRGIVERGADGRQHVRVTGAQGSGILRSMTQANCMIVLREAQGNVATGDLVDIVLFHGLT; from the coding sequence ATGATCAACACACACGACATTACCGGCCTGATCCTGGCCGGCGGCCTCGGCACGCGCATGGGCCAGCGCGACAAGGGCATGCTGCCCCTGCATGGCCAGCCCCTGGCGCGCCACGTGCTGCAGCGCCTGGCGCCGCAAGTGGGCCAGCTGGCCATCAGTGTCCACGCCGATGCCGGAGATTACGCGCGCTTCGGCCTGCCCGTCTGGCCGGACGTACTGTCGGGTCAGCTGGGCCCGCTGGCTGGCTTGCACAGCGGCATGCAGCACGCCAGCACACCCTACCTGCTGACGGTGCCGTGCGATTCGCCCCTGCTGCCGCCCGACTTGGCGGCGCGCCTGGCCACCGGCCTGGTCGAGAACAATGCCGACCTGGCCATCGCCGTCACCGAAGAGATCGACCCGGCGACGGGATCGGCGGTGCACCGCCCGCATCCCGTTTTCTGCCTCGTCAAAACTTCCGCCCTGCCCCAGCTCGAAGCGTATCTGCGCAGCGGAGAGCGCCGCATGCGCACCTGGCACGGCCCCCTGAAGCTGGCCGAGGTAGTATTCGAGGATGGCGCCGCGTTCGGCAACATGAATACCCCGGACGAGCTGGCCGCCCTGCAGGCGCAGGGCCTGTCCGTGCCGATGGCGCAAGCCATCCTGGCCGACAGCGTCGCGCCCGTCGCCGACGTGGAACAACTGCCGTTGCCGCAAGCGTTCGAGCGCATCCTGGCGGCCGACATCATCTCGCCCATCAGCGTGCCCGCGCACGACAATTCCGCCATGGATGGCTATGCGCTGCATGGGGCTGACCTCGGTGGCGACACTGTTGTGACCCTGGCCGTGGTCGACACCATCCTGGCCGGCCGCCCCGGCACCGTCAAAGTTGGCCGCGGGCAATGCGCGCGCATCATGACGGGCGCCGTCATGCCGGACGGCTGCGACAGCGTGGTGCCGCAGGAACTGCTGCAGCAGGCCAGCGCAAGCAGCATCACGCTGGCGCCCGATTGCATCCGCCCCGGCGACAACCGCCGTTTCAAGGGGGAAGACTTGATGCAGGGCAAACCGGCCCTGCTGCAGGGCAAACGCCTGGGTCCGGCCGAACTGGGGCTGCTCGCCTCGCTGGGCATCGCCACGGTGCCCGTGCGCCGGCGCCTGCGCGTGGCCTTCTTTTCCACGGGCGACGAATTGCGCTCGCTCGGCGAGCCACTAGCCGCCGGCTGCATCTACGACAGCAACCGCTACACCCTGCTGGGCATGCTGACGCGCCTCGGTTGCGAAGTGCTCGACATGGGCATCGTCAAGGATGATCCGCAAGCGCTGGAAGCGGCCCTGCGCGGTGCCTGCACCAAGGCCGACGTCATCATCACCTCGGGTGGCGTGTCCAGCGGCGCGGCCGATTTTACGCGCGAGATCCTGGCACGCCTCGGTGAGGTGGCCTTCTGGCAGATCAACATGCGCCCGGGCCGCCCCATGGCCTTTGGCCGGATTGCCAGCGAGGGCGACACGGCCTTGCTGCTGGGCTTGCCCGGCAACCCCGTGGCCGTGATGGCGGCGTTTTATTTCCTCGCCCGCCCCACCCTGCTGCGCCTGATGGGCGCCGATGCGGACACGGCCACCCTGCCGCTGCTGCAAGTGGCGGCACAAGCACCGATCCGCAAGAAACGGGGCCGCACCGAATACCAGCGCGGCATCGTCGAGCGGGGCGCGGACGGCCGCCAGCACGTGCGCGTGACGGGGGCGCAGGGCTCCGGCATCCTGCGCTCGATGACGCAAGCCAATTGCATGATCGTGCTGCGTGAAGCGCAAGGCAACGTGGCCACGGGCGACCTGGTCGATATCGTGCTGTTCCATGGATTGACCTGA